Below is a window of Dictyostelium discoideum AX4 chromosome 1 chromosome, whole genome shotgun sequence DNA.
TATCactatatttaatattacattcttttaaaaaagataaaagagCAGGTTTAATTCTTGCAATACCACCTTGAGAATGATTTCCTTGACCAGTGATAAAGTTTAtatattttggttttttaccATCATATTCACCTTGTGAATGAATATCTAATGCTTGTTGTACCATATCTAATGCTTCATTGACATGAAGACCATGTAAATCAATTCTAAGAGTATCACCAATTCTACTATTACATTCCATaaagatttgatttgatGCACATAAATTTGCTTCTTTTGCCAATTCATCATATCTTTTACCTTGTTCTGATAAACTTCTAGCATCTGCTGgtttatttttcatatatGCTTCTGCTGCTGATTTAAAACATGCATTTCTCATCTTTATATATCTCTCTGCTTCCATTCTATGGTCAGTATATGatttttgattctttttatgattatttctactactactactactactaaaactactaccaccaccactaccaattAATGCACCATTACTACTAAATCCaccataattattattattattttgtttttctcttttttcttttggttcaacttttttaaattcagtATCTTCTATTGTATTTAAACCTGTAAAAATtgtatttatcttttttggtggtaatatatttaatttacctTTTGAAAAtctaatattttcaaataattgttcttgttgttgaatttcttGTTGTGCTTGTAATTGAGAGAGTTTATCTCTTTCAGCTTGTGGATTATAGatattattctttaaataatattgatttgaGGATTCACGTACTTTATTTGCAAAGTTTGAAACTGATTTAGCATTATGTTTACTCTCTGGAAATACTTCATAAATATAACTCATTGTATCCTTAAAATGATATCCAGTTTGAAGGAATAATGACTCTAATAATTCTTCTTCAATCAATGGGAATTGAATCTTTAATTGTGCcatctttttattataatccaatggtaatggtataATTGATTCTGAAATTTCTCTTTCTGACATTTCTTTATCtgttgattttaatgatggtgatgataacaatgatgatggtgatgttgtATTTGGAGATGGTGATTTCTTATATGAACCACGTTTACCAACATAAGTTGCAACATTTTTTGGTTCGATTTTTGATATAAAATCTTGTTcatcaataattgatttaaatgatggtgaattattaccaccactattactattattattattactattattattattattattaaccaTTTTCTTTGTAggtgttgttggtttttgtgattcattattattcttatttgTATTGGtagaagttgttgttgttgtggttgtagttgtaactttactatcattatcattatcattattattatcatcaccactAAATTCATCAATAGTTTGTAAAGATAGTAATGTATCAATAGTTGCATTAACATCATATGAATGTTTATCTAAATATCCTGTAAGATCtctttttgaatattttgggAATAAGTCTGATAAATGTGCAATTATTTCATTGAAATCCATTAGTAACCGATTTTGTGAATGACCTTTTgagtttctttttttatctttctctgatttttgtttttctttttctctttctctctctttttctctttctctttctctttctttctCCTTTTCTCTCTCTATTTCtctttgtttttctttttccctTTCCCTTCCCCTTTCCCTTTCTCCTTCTTCTTGTATTCTTAAAAATTCTAATCTTTCCGCTTCCTCCTCTCGTTCTTCTCTTTTCTTTAGttctaataaaattttttcaaaatcttcatcatcaacttcaTCACTTAAAAAtgtttgtggttgttgttgttgttgttgttgttgttgttgttgttgttgttgttgttgttgttgttgttgttgttgttgttgttgttgttgttgttgttgttgttgttgtgtagATGATGGTACagttatattataattattaggtggtggtggtgtagaagtagtagtggttgttgtatttgtagttgttgttgatttattattgtttgaaGAAGTTATTGTTGGTGAATCAATAATGATTGGTGATTGTGATGTATCTGTGTCGATTCTATTTgtataaaattcaaattgtttatattgtttatttttttcatcatcttcattctcttcttcaataatatttgaagccaataaaaatgaatcaaCGATTGAACCAACATCACCATCTGCTTCCTCtagtaaaattaataatgttgCTTCCTCAATATCTGGGAATAATGATTGAAGGAATGGTAAATGATCATTTAGATTGACAACTTTACCCTCACCTTCACCACAACCACCGTCAgattgttttttgttttcatcatcatcattacttAATTCTGGATCTTCAGTTGATGCATCAAagaattgatttttatttttttgaacttCAATATCTCTAAAAGGTTCATAACTTGAATTAGAATTTGATGTATTGTATTGTAAACCTTTCATTTTACTATCATTatctgtattattattattattattattattattattattattattattattattattattattattattattattattatcataatcatcatcatcgccATCTATGTCTTCAATTAAACTTGATAAATTTCcaaattgattttgttgctgttgttggtgttgttgttgtttttgtaataattgttgtttttgttttttattattactattattttgttgCTGTTTATatattctattattattattattattattatttgatgtttgtttttttgtttgttgttgttgttgttgttgttgttggttttttaattgttgttgttgttgttgcatttgttgttggtgttttaattgttgttgttgtatctGTTTtagctgttgttgttgttgatatatAATTTGTAATTCTACTTTTTTTCCTGGATCTAAATCTATTGGTGTTACTGTTGGATAATCAGCTAAATGTGAATATGGGTACCATCCTCTTGATGGCGAAAATTTACTACTTTTATTTGCTTTTTGTTTGGTATGGTTTATTGATGTCATTTTGTCTTTTattcattatctttttcttttttttttgaatattttatatttttatttctattatattattatattatatattattcaTGTACAATTTGAatgaaacaaataaaaaaattataaaaaataaaaaaaaaaaaaaaaaaaaataaatttaaaactttaatttttatttttatttttattttttattatttttgtggGTCAAtgggcaaaaaaaaaaaaaaaaaaaaaaaaaaaaattaattcatggAATGacttaaaaaattaactcttcaaaattaaaatttcttcCACTCAccaaaaatttttgattttgactgtttaaatattaaaattataataattttaaagaaaaaaaaaaattttaaaaaattaaaaataaaaatattttaccctataaaaaatttatttgtttatttttttttttttatctatttttaaaaaaaagaatgttgGTCCGTGGATTTTGgaattttcatcttttattggttaaccttttttaaaaaaaaaaataaaaaaaaataaaaaataaagattatctattcaccatttgaatttgaatttgataatcttTCTGCTAATGATTCCATATAATATTGACTTTtaacttttttcttttttgtggttggattattatcatcattattattattatcattattattattattattattatttttattattatcatttttattattatcatttttattattattatttaaatcattaacaGATTGTTGATTAATTGGTGGCAAAATTGGAGCAAAAAtaggtaaattattaatttcattttcatctaaACTACTCattgaatttaaacaattGATTAATGAATATGGTGAAAATGGTATCATTGTTGATTGTTTTCCATTTATTGTTGTTTGTATTGAGTTTAAACTTGTAAACAAAGaactatcaatattattaccatttgttgttgttgctgttgttggtattggcgttgatgttgatgtagaaacattgttattattattattattattattatatttattattggaataatttgaaattgattttgatactTTTGGTTTCATTATTGTAATTGGTGAAGAatttgttgtatttgattTACTTTTTGAAGTTGATTGAGAaggaaataaattatcaattgttgGTTCAATTTTCAATCTTGGAGTTCTTGTTGATTTGTATTTAAACGTAGACATTAGCTCTTTTTGTGAAACTCCATTACCACTTAAGCCACTATTTCCAACATTACTTGGTACCAATGAATGTTTATATTTTGCACTATATCTATGAtgagtttttttaatattattattattattattattattattattattatttaaatcttcgctactattatttttattattttcattcatttttccttttttattataaaatataaaaaattggaaatctaaaaaaaaaaaaaaattaattaaacaattttttaaaaaaaaattaataaaaaaaaaaaaaataaaaaataattgggttaagaatatatttttattatcttttaaatttgtggaatcaaaaaaataaaataaaaaaaaaaaaaagtgtttaaaaaatatttcatttacaAAGAAaaggattaaaaaaaaataaaataataaataaaattaaaaattaaataaataaaaaaaaatataaccaaataagaaaaaaaaaaaaaaaaaatgaaaatgaaaagacaatattggttttaaattgttaaaataagttttttttttttttaaatatgaattataatttatatttttttattttttttttttttttttttttttttattttattttattttattttattttattttattttatttttttttttttttttagtttgaaCCTTTGGTTGAGTGAGAGAAGTGGAGATaggaaaaaagaatttttaaaaatgaatttattgagcttcaacttcaacatttttattttcagttGAATTTGAGGTAGCGTTGTCATCAATTGGAGCAACTGGAGTTGGTTCTtcagtggtggtggtaactTTTTCATCAGcagatttttctttttcagcagtggtggtggtagcgGCAGTAGCAGCAGCTTCTTTATCAGCTTTGGCTTTTGCTAATCTTTCTTCCATTTGAGTTGCagataattttgaataatgatctttctttgatttaatttggtCAATATATTCAGGGATATCAGAGTATTTTGGTGGTGGAGCCATTGAGAGTTTTTCGAAATCAGAGAAGATCTCTAATGGATGTCTGATGGTATCTGGTTGAGcttttggttgttgttgttggagtGCTTTCTTCTTTGGATTTTCACGATTCTTTGAGACTTTCTCCTTTTTGACGAGAACGAAACCCTCTTCAATTTCAGCGATATTACGATCCAAAGCAGATTGTTCATTGGTGGTTTCCTTTGGAGTGATAGCTTTGAGATAAGAGATGAGAGAATCACAATTGTTCATTTCCTTCTCGTAAGGTACTTTGAGGAGATCCTCTTGGATTCTTTTCTCCTCTTCGGCTTTCTTCTTTTCGAGGAGTTCTTGTCTACGTTGTTCTTGTTCGAGTTTACGTTGTTCTTGTTCGAGTTTACGTTGTTCCTTACGTTTGACGACGTGAGCCTCGAGCAAAGCCTTCTCCTCCTCGATATCCTTTTTAATCTCCTCGATGAAGCCACGAGAGGCAACAAACTTGTCGTTGTTCTCCTTGATCTCTGTCTCAACGTCTTTACGTTGTTGTTTGAGTTCCTTGAGAACGGCCTCTTGCTTCTCTCTTGGCTCCTCTGGCTTGATTTGAGCGCTCAACTCGTTGACTTGAGCTTTTTGTTCAGTGACTTGTTTCTTGATCTTTTCAAACTCGTTCTTGACTCCATAGTATTCGGTGACGTATTTCTTGCTGGAATTGACTTGAGACAATTTCTTCAAGAGGGCACGTTGTTGGTTTGGGTTGGTCTCATTCTCGACTTGCTCTTCCAATTCACGAATTCTCTCTTCGATTGAACACATGGTGTCAACCTCTTCGGCGTTCTTGCTGATCTTTATTGGTAATTGGTCTTCGAGACTGATCaatatcttcttcttctcctCTTGTGTTGCCATCAAGGCCTTTAAGGTATTACGTGCCTCAATGGTTTGGGCTTTCATTGGATCTGATGTACGACTCTTATTACCTTCATAAATCTTTTCGATTGACTCTTTGTATCCAGtatgtttcttttttaattcaaccatatctttctttaaattttctaaattattattaatctctactattttatttctaaGTTCATTAATTCTCTTTTGATGTGCATCATAAACTGGATCTGGTGGgtatttattatctttattatctgaatttgtattattattattaccgtctctattatttattttattattattattattattattattattattgttttgttttttttcaccacctttggtgttattatttttattatttgtagtggtagtagttgtagttttTTTAACTGATTTATCtgacattttttaaattatatatatattttgttttttttttgtttttgttttttgataataataattttcaatctctttttttatgAATGTAATATTATATGTTTTatgttatttatttgatattataaaaaattaatttataaataaaataaaagaggtttggaagaaaaaaaaaaaaaaaagaaaaattattataactttttttagaatacaaaaagatgaaaaaaaataaaaataaaaaaaaaaaaattttaaaaaaaaaaaaaattcacactttttttttttttttatttttttttattttttttttttaatattggcatgatctttttttcaacaaaagtcaattttttttttttttatatttttaatttgtcaAATGACAGTGCATGTTGTCAGTTATCACCCAATTTTTTCCATTTCCATTTCCATTTCAAggcaatttttttttttttttttttttttttttttttttttttttttttttttttttttaatcataaaatataataaaaaatatatttttttttttatttttttttttaaaaaaaaaaattattttctttatttggttttttttttttttaaaccagaAGAGTTATTTTTATCCTCCCTTAAAGAATTTATAGTTGGTTGGaaatataattgaattaataaaataaaatttgaaataaataacatTAGTGAActtgttgaagttgatggATATGTATTCCAAGCATATTCAGTAATACACATAAATCCAattctaaaaaatataaaaaaaaaaaaaaaaaaaaaaaaataattagtaaTGTAGttcttaaaataaaaaataaaaataaaattttttttttttcgatcaTCTGATTGTTGTTGACGACATCtgcaccaaaaaaaaaattatttttcgttttcatttttttttttttttttttccactttttttttttttttccattttttttttttttttttccatttttttttttttttttttttttttttttttttttttttgattgattaaaaaaaaatatattacttactttaaaaataaattataatttgttgACCAAAGTAAAAATGGTAATGTGTGGAAATaccataaataaaattgataatgtaATGATCTTGAGAATGTAACACCAATAAGATTAATAGTAAAcattatcaataaaatataatttaccGATAAAAGTTTTGGATTTTGATTAATACTACctctttttaatatatttgaaaTACCACCTTGTTCTTtcctaaaataataaaatttaattaataaaattaatattattattattatttattatattattatttgaatttgaatttgaatttgaatatttgtatatataaacttactttatatattttataaaaaataaaattataaataataaatgaattgaTAATAAGAATAAAGCCCAAGATTTGTTGAGGAAAAGATGTTCAGGTAAGAATCTCCAATTTACAGTCCATTTGTATAAGAATTGACGAGAGAATTCGAAAGCACGTAATAGATAACCTTGAGGATTAACCATCAGGAATGGAATTGCTAATAACACTTGAACCAAGCCACAAATCATTAGTTTTGGTATAGTTCTCCAAATACCAAATGTTGAcaataacaaaaacaataaagCTGGTGAGTATAATAGTACATTCATCTTTACACTAACTGAACAACTGAAAAATAAACAACCTAAATTCCATCTAcctttaattattaaatataatgaaatataaaataataacattgaTATACAATCATTAAACATACGAAGTGCAAATATTGAATGAATTCTTTTTGataaacataaaaatattataatataaaatggtatttttaaaaatacattattattattattattattattattattattattattattattatttgatttatttgtgATTTGTTTAATagattctttaattgattcaccataaattgaaaatactataaatgttaataatatataaattgcTGCAAATATATATTGTgcttttaatatatttaatccATTTTctgttaaattatataataaactGAAAACATATAAATGTCCAGCTGGATAGACACATGGTCCTGTATCTCCTTCAATCTTTGTATAATCATAAAttccttttaaaaatacttcAACTTGTTGAACATATGTACTCCAATCAATTTCTGTATCtacatatatatacatatgtTAATGATGTTCATcatcttattattattattaattagtgTTTGTTTGTTGTACTTACATTTTACATAATCaatgattattttattaatacatAGTtcataaatcattaaaaatgatgCTAATGTATAAAaacatttgatttgattatttttaatgaatggAAGAACTTTATTTTCGATCATGATCTTgaattttgttgattttccacaaacattaataaaaaaaaaaaaaaaaaataaaaaaaaattttaaaaattaaaaaaaaaaaaaaaaaaaaaaaaataaaaaaataaaatctttttttatttttacatttgtttattttgtttttttgttttttttttttattattttttttaattttttaaatgataaacaaccaaaaaaagaaaaaacaattcccaataattaaatttgtttttattcaaaaattttattaaaaaaaaaaaaaaaaattgcacATGGTGTTTGTTAACttcatcaaaatttaatatacaTTTCacccaaaatttttttttttctcttttttttaaaacactaAACACTACTTACATATGGTCATCCTAACATttgtataaaaatttaaaaaaaaaaaaaaaaaaatataaaaaaaaaaaataatataaaaaaaaacaattaattaaaaaaaaaaaaaaaaaaaaaaacaaattattgtgtgtatttcatttttttaattttattttatttttttttttgttaattattattaatataagaagttttttttttttttttttttttttgaaccaTTAAATAACTTCATCATTCATAATATTGTtagtatttttatattaatgatttttgtttgttgttggactttaatataaaaaaaaaaataaaaaaataaaaaaataaaaaaaaaataatatataatataaattaaaattttaaacattaaatgattgtataataatagaaatagtaataacaaaaaaaagtaataaaataataaagtaataattgttcaaaattagataaatttaaaaaataataaataaaaataaataaaaataaaataaaaaataaaaaaaaaaaaaataaaaaaaataaaaaaaataaaaaaatatattaataaaaaaaaaaatatattaaaaaaaaaaaataaaaaaagaaaaaaaaaaaaaaaaaaataaacatttttttaaaacaaaatgacCAATAATCGTTTAAAGAATAgaaaaaaaccaaatcaaaTACACACAATTTCAGAagaggaggaagaagaagagccTTTGTTTAATAATGAGGATTTACAAACCCAACATTTAAATTCTCCATCTTCAGATTCAATAAGTACTagcagtagtagtagtttaAGTAGTGTTGGTGGTAGTGTAGTAGGCAATAATAATTCCAATAGTAATGgtatagataataataatagtaataataataataataataataataacaacaataataataataataataataatagtaataataataacaattataCTGGTAATTCTATTGGtggaaatgattttaaaaataaagcatcatcatcgtcatcaacaccaacaacatcaacaggCATTGGTTCTTCAAAATTTccaaatataaaaagaaagaatagTTTCTCAAATAGATAtgatagtggtggtggtggtagtggtagtagtagaaGTAATAGTTTTGGaggtagtaatagtagtggaGGAGCTTCAAAagaattcttttattttgataatgatgatatgattcaagatgatgatttaataCCAATGTTAATGCAAGATCAAGAACACCAATTACAAACTCaatatcaaaatcaacaacaagttcaacaacaacaaaatataataaatagttttataaatcatgaaaatttaaaatttccatTCTCTATaatttatacaaataaacTTCATATTTGGTaagatatttaattataaattataaattataaattaatagtttattaatattaatattaatattaatattatttttaggttaagttattttttatttacatttgttttaatattttgttgtttagCAGTTGGACCATTATTATGGATTGAATTACCACCAAATTCAGGATGTATGTGGTgtagaatatttaaattagaaTGGGTTATATCATTTATGTCATTGATATCAGCAATGTTTCATTATACAATTAGAAGAGATATGTTTCCACTATACCTTTCAATCATTGGATTTTATCATGTTTTAACATATAGCGAACCATTTTTAGAACCATTTCgagtaaataattttttctctttaattttaactgTAATTTGTATATTCATAGCATTTtatccaaaaaataaattaagaaGACAACAAGCTtcaaatcatcatcaacaacaacagcagcaacaacaacaacaaagacaaagacaacaaaataataatcgaCAGCctgaaaaatcaataattaaaagaattatacAAAATGAATGGTTTCAttcattaattcaaattttaatagttttaggtatagttgtattattatttttttcaatatttattttagcaTTATTTATGAAGGATGATAAAACATTTAGTGGTGATGTAATTGatggtaatattaatagtaataataataataataataataataataataatataaataataataatattgataataataataataatataaaaaataataataaaggatttattgaagaaattgaacAAGGTGAAGAACAATTAGAATTATATTTAGAGAATGCATATCatatatttaaagaattagtatttaaaaagtttataaGTTCATCagttgtttatttaatattgataacattattattttgtatttCATTAGTTTATCATTGGGAAGTTAGAAAACCATATACATTAATGGCATTGGCATCAATGATACCACAATTAACTCAAGCATTGTATAAAGTTGAATTAACATTAACTGGTGTAATGGATAAGGGTACGATGTCACATAATGTTACACCATTGGGTGGTGGTATATTCTATATATTGAATGTAATTAGTTATACGTCATTCTATTGTGGATTGGCGATTGATGTGGTGGTTGCAAGTGGTGAAAAGtataaaagattaaaaaaacgTGGTGAAAAGTATCATAGAAGATTATCAACTCAAATCAATGAACAGAATGCATTTGTAAATAAGATCTATGCGAGTGGAACAGCTCAGTTATTACAAAAAGTTGAATTTATGCAAAAGTTTGTAGATAAAATACTTTTTTCAACCTTGGAGATTTCAAATAGACTTCAACGATTGGAATCGTCTGATCAAGATATTCCATCATCATTGGTGgatcaattaaatgatattcAATATCAAACCAATAgatcattattactattgaaTGATACAAAGTTAATATTGGCAATTGAAAGTGGTGTAATCTCAAGAGAGGACGTATcggttaatttatttgatttcttgGAGGATGTTTTAGAACGTACAAgtaaagatattaaatttaataatattgaattggtttataaaattgataaagatgtaccattaaatattattttagatCCAACGGCATTAACTCAAATTTGTTTTCAATTACTTTCAAATGCTATAAAATATACTGAAGAAGGTGAAATtggtattttaattaaaagaattttaagaAATGATTATGAATatcaacaagaacaacaacaaccacaacaggATAATGAATTACCACCATTTGGTACAATTtcagaagaagatgaagaatataattcaaataatccaccaccaccattaaatcaacaacaacaacaacgacaacaacaacaacaacaagaaccaaaacaaatttatttagaaatttcaatatttgattCTGGACCTGGTatggatgatgatgaattagaTATTTGTAATCAATTTCAACCATTTCCAGATATtggtgatgaagatgatataGAGATTAAAAAGAAAGGTTCAGGTTtaggtttattaatttgtaataaagttttaaaatcaattggtgGAGATTTAATTGTAGAGAGATATTTAGAGACTGGTGGTTGTATATTTAAATGTTGTATACCAGTTTTAGTTGATCCACAACCAAAAGAGAATTTTACATTTCAAATACCATTATCACAAGAAACCAATGAACTTTTATCAGATTTATCAGTGTTGGTCATTGATGATAATCCATATGCTAGAGATTCAGTTGGTTTTATATTTAGTTCAGTTTTTAATTCTGCAATTGTAAAAAGTGCAAATAGTAGTGTTGAGGGAGTTAGAGATTTAAAGTATGCAATTGCAACcgattcaaattttaaattattattagtagaTTATCATATGCCAGGTTGTGATGGTATAGAAGCGATTCAAATGATTGTTGATAATCCAGCATTTTcagatattaaaatcatcttAATGATTTTACCATCAGATTCATTCGCACATATGAatgaaaaaactaaaaatattacAACCCTAATTAAACCTGTAACACCaaccaatttatttaatgcaATTTcgaaaacatttaaattaaaagaattttcatCAGTTGTTGATTTAGTTGATTTAAATGCACCAGATACATCAACTCAAATAccattaaaaagaaatagattaaagtttaaaattgattttccATTTAGATTACCTGAAACTGGTAAACCAATTATGAGagttttaattggtgaatCTGATAAATCAACtcaatcaaaaattcaaaaagttATTGAAAGTTTTGGTTATTTTTCAACTTTTGTAACTGATGGTACAGCTTTAATATCTCTctcaaaaaagaattattatgatttagTTATCGTTGATTTAGAATTACAATCAACTGATGGATTTGAATGTGCTCAAATTATACGTGATACTCATGgtgaaatattttcaaatacaatttttgtaccaaaaccaatttcaacaaattcaaatgatgataataataataataataataataataataataataataacaatgataataataataataataataataataataataataataataataataataataataataataataataataataataataataatagtattctAACATCATCAGTTGATACTGATGGTAATCATATTGTATcgtcatcaacatcaacatcatcatcattccCAACAAG
It encodes the following:
- the acrA gene encoding adenylate cyclase, with translation MTNNRLKNRKKPNQIHTISEEEEEEEPLFNNEDLQTQHLNSPSSDSISTSSSSSLSSVGGSVVGNNNSNSNGIDNNNSNNNNNNNNNNNNNNNNNNSNNNNNYTGNSIGGNDFKNKASSSSSTPTTSTGIGSSKFPNIKRKNSFSNRYDSGGGGSGSSRSNSFGGSNSSGGASKEFFYFDNDDMIQDDDLIPMLMQDQEHQLQTQYQNQQQVQQQQNIINSFINHENLKFPFSIIYTNKLHIWLSYFLFTFVLIFCCLAVGPLLWIELPPNSGCMWCRIFKLEWVISFMSLISAMFHYTIRRDMFPLYLSIIGFYHVLTYSEPFLEPFRVNNFFSLILTVICIFIAFYPKNKLRRQQASNHHQQQQQQQQQQRQRQQNNNRQPEKSIIKRIIQNEWFHSLIQILIVLGIVVLLFFSIFILALFMKDDKTFSGDVIDGNINSNNNNNNNNNNNINNNNIDNNNNNIKNNNKGFIEEIEQGEEQLELYLENAYHIFKELVFKKFISSSVVYLILITLLFCISLVYHWEVRKPYTLMALASMIPQLTQALYKVELTLTGVMDKGTMSHNVTPLGGGIFYILNVISYTSFYCGLAIDVVVASGEKYKRLKKRGEKYHRRLSTQINEQNAFVNKIYASGTAQLLQKVEFMQKFVDKILFSTLEISNRLQRLESSDQDIPSSLVDQLNDIQYQTNRSLLLLNDTKLILAIESGVISREDVSVNLFDFLEDVLERTSKDIKFNNIELVYKIDKDVPLNIILDPTALTQICFQLLSNAIKYTEEGEIGILIKRILRNDYEYQQEQQQPQQDNELPPFGTISEEDEEYNSNNPPPPLNQQQQQRQQQQQQEPKQIYLEISIFDSGPGMDDDELDICNQFQPFPDIGDEDDIEIKKKGSGLGLLICNKVLKSIGGDLIVERYLETGGCIFKCCIPVLVDPQPKENFTFQIPLSQETNELLSDLSVLVIDDNPYARDSVGFIFSSVFNSAIVKSANSSVEGVRDLKYAIATDSNFKLLLVDYHMPGCDGIEAIQMIVDNPAFSDIKIILMILPSDSFAHMNEKTKNITTLIKPVTPTNLFNAISKTFKLKEFSSVVDLVDLNAPDTSTQIPLKRNRLKFKIDFPFRLPETGKPIMRVLIGESDKSTQSKIQKVIESFGYFSTFVTDGTALISLSKKNYYDLVIVDLELQSTDGFECAQIIRDTHGEIFSNTIFVPKPISTNSNDDNNNNNNNNNNNNNNDNNNNNNNNNNNNNNNNNNNNNNNNNNNNSILTSSVDTDGNHIVSSSTSTSSSFPTRRSSIGSFQTASPSMTEISHRRRVKLPIIGIWHHSDIIPDDIIKKIKRVGFDGYCSFDNLEFYLQEFLLEFDRKRKSNILSPIRLFPNGSPSTNIYDYSSIISNLNQASGNNNNSSPISGILNENVISSPISLDLDLNSVSSIQSQSSSSSSSFQHNNQQQQQQQHQHQLTPTQQSIGGGNNGINQLSFSSQQSTPIFNQSQIQHQIISNRSKHSSLSSSTSSNGSGGSGGKSRFSIPMLPSSTNRDSSPHSSSKMALKRVQDLESVISKFVPIEFQQLIAPSGMENVYLGDAICKSITIFFSDIRDFTSTTEKMLVDDVIDFLNTYLAFALPSITDSGGFIDKFIGDAIMAIFPNSDMKLQAINAVKAAIRMMRSLDFMSISGFRFSSVETGVGINTGKTIIGIVGTENRMEPTALGDAVNLASRTEQLCKEYQSRILITQFTMEAIGTSIDEFVIRLVDSVTVKGKSEAVNIYEVIDGEREDKRVLKMKILPWYQNGMDLYKRHCYEEALSYFQLCTEIMPNDKPTLIYIQRCIQNIKTLELQQIQLQQLQRQQLLQQQQQQLLLQQQLQQQQQQQQQQQQQQQQQQQQQQQQQQQQQQQQQQQQQQQQQQQQQSQNIQQPQSQQSQYVQQPQQQQQQQQQQQQQQQQQQQQQQQQQQQQQQQQQQQPQQQQQLQQQQQHQQQKQPSPQQQQQPQQPQQQQQQQIQNQYQHQLQYQRQQQQQQQQQQQQQQQQQQQQQQQQQQQQQQQQQQQQQQQQQQHHHHHHQQQQFQQQSQQSQQQSQQQQQQQQQQSQQQSQQQSQQIQKKSQHPHSQQIQSQRHQSQPQNVDTNVKTKPQQ